The following coding sequences lie in one Acidobacteriota bacterium genomic window:
- a CDS encoding carboxymuconolactone decarboxylase family protein translates to MSQIEKLRDALPDAAKDNRLNLQSVFQSSSLTAEQLWGTAVATAIATRNPEVAHAVFADAQGKVDANVIEDAKAAASLMAMNNVYYRFRHMVGKESYSTKPARLRMNWIAKPLGNKLDFELFCLAVSAINGCEMCIRSHEEVVIDGGLSQDQVHDAVRLAAVIQSAAVSLEIGDLSDQIQAQTANA, encoded by the coding sequence ATGAGTCAAATAGAAAAATTACGAGATGCTTTGCCTGACGCAGCAAAAGACAACCGATTGAATCTGCAATCCGTGTTTCAATCTTCATCGCTGACCGCTGAGCAATTGTGGGGAACTGCCGTCGCGACAGCAATTGCCACACGGAACCCGGAGGTTGCGCATGCCGTTTTCGCCGATGCGCAGGGCAAGGTTGACGCGAATGTGATCGAAGACGCCAAAGCTGCGGCTTCGTTGATGGCGATGAATAATGTGTATTACCGATTCCGGCACATGGTCGGCAAAGAAAGTTATTCAACCAAACCGGCTCGACTAAGAATGAACTGGATCGCGAAACCGCTCGGCAACAAGTTGGATTTTGAGTTGTTCTGTCTGGCGGTCAGCGCGATCAATGGCTGCGAAATGTGCATTCGTTCTCACGAAGAAGTCGTCATTGACGGCGGTTTGAGCCAGGATCAGGTTCACGATGCCGTTCGGCTTGCAGCAGTAATTCAATCGGCAGCGGTTTCCTTGGAAATTGGCGATTTGTCCGATCAAATTCAGGCACAAACCGCCAATGCATAA
- a CDS encoding VOC family protein: MLPILGIYEIAIPVKDLSKAEAFYREVLGLEIGIRDEKRNWLFLRAGGQAGMVVLQENKGEWPTMHFAFTVEEADLEQAIALLGKNGVAIDGPYFHEWMPAKSVYFSDPDGHNLELCAPVNKQ; encoded by the coding sequence ATGCTGCCAATTCTAGGTATTTACGAAATCGCAATCCCCGTCAAAGATTTGTCGAAAGCCGAAGCGTTTTATCGTGAGGTGCTCGGCTTGGAAATCGGCATCAGGGATGAAAAACGCAATTGGCTTTTCCTTCGCGCAGGCGGTCAAGCCGGAATGGTTGTTTTGCAGGAAAACAAAGGCGAGTGGCCGACCATGCACTTCGCCTTCACGGTTGAAGAAGCGGATTTGGAACAGGCAATCGCTTTGCTGGGGAAAAATGGTGTGGCTATTGATGGCCCGTATTTTCACGAATGGATGCCTGCCAAATCGGTCTATTTCAGTGATCCGGATGGACACAATTTAGAGCTTTGCGCTCCGGTCAACAAACAATAG
- the msrA gene encoding peptide-methionine (S)-S-oxide reductase MsrA has product METNKEIATLAGGCFWCLEAVFVELRGVEKVVSGYMGGQTQNPTYKQVCYGNTGHAEVVQIAFDPQIITFKELLEVFFTIHDPTTLNRQGADMGTQYRSAIFYHSEEQRTITEQVIAEMTAAGIWRDPIVTEVTAAPEFYPAEDYHQDYFANNPYQPYCMAVVAPKVAKARQKFLAKLKR; this is encoded by the coding sequence ATGGAAACCAACAAAGAGATTGCAACATTGGCGGGCGGATGTTTCTGGTGTTTGGAAGCAGTTTTTGTCGAACTGCGCGGCGTTGAAAAAGTCGTCTCCGGTTACATGGGCGGCCAAACGCAAAACCCAACCTACAAACAGGTTTGTTACGGAAACACAGGCCACGCGGAAGTCGTCCAGATCGCCTTCGATCCGCAAATCATCACGTTCAAGGAATTGCTGGAAGTGTTTTTCACGATTCACGACCCGACAACGCTCAATCGGCAAGGCGCGGATATGGGCACCCAATATCGTTCGGCGATTTTCTATCACTCCGAAGAACAGCGAACGATCACAGAGCAGGTCATCGCCGAAATGACTGCGGCAGGAATCTGGCGCGATCCGATTGTCACGGAAGTTACAGCGGCGCCAGAGTTTTATCCGGCGGAGGATTATCACCAGGATTATTTTGCCAACAATCCTTACCAGCCGTACTGCATGGCCGTCGTTGCGCCGAAAGTCGCCAAAGCCAGACAGAAGTTTTTGGCGAAGCTAAAGCGATAA
- a CDS encoding peroxiredoxin has translation MLTIGDKFPNFNLKAAVSLEKGKEFADINQDSYPGKWKVVFFWPMDFTFICPTEIAEFGKRNRDFADRDAQVLGASTDSHYVHLAWRSNHADLKDLPFPMLADIKRELSSELGILHKQAGVALRATFIVDPDGIIRWVSVNDLSVGRNVDDTLRVLDGLQSGELCPCNWEKGEKTLGKAA, from the coding sequence ATGCTTACCATTGGAGATAAGTTTCCCAATTTCAATTTGAAGGCAGCGGTTAGCCTGGAAAAAGGCAAAGAGTTTGCCGACATCAATCAGGACAGTTATCCCGGCAAATGGAAAGTCGTCTTTTTCTGGCCGATGGATTTTACCTTCATCTGCCCGACGGAAATTGCCGAATTCGGAAAACGCAATCGTGATTTTGCCGATCGAGATGCGCAAGTATTAGGTGCCAGCACCGATTCGCATTACGTGCACTTGGCCTGGAGAAGCAATCACGCGGATTTGAAAGACCTGCCGTTCCCGATGCTGGCCGACATCAAACGCGAGCTTTCTTCGGAACTGGGCATTCTGCACAAACAGGCCGGCGTTGCATTGCGCGCGACCTTCATTGTTGACCCGGATGGCATTATCCGCTGGGTCAGCGTCAATGACCTGTCAGTGGGCCGCAATGTGGACGACACGCTACGCGTATTGGACGGATTGCAAAGCGGCGAACTTTGCCCCTGCAATTGGGAAAAAGGCGAAAAGACGCTGGGCAAAGCCGCCTAA
- a CDS encoding transcriptional repressor produces MVTSYGLKMTPQRRAIVKYLQSSQQHPTADEVMTAVNEKFPMTSRATVYNTLNWLKGSGLVREVFEGGIVRYDPNVSDHHHFVCRLCGKVEDIECDAVGSIQVCSLPGNPKVENYQVTVRGVCGDCLQTK; encoded by the coding sequence ATGGTTACGTCCTACGGGTTGAAAATGACACCGCAGCGACGTGCAATTGTCAAGTATCTTCAATCCTCACAACAACATCCAACAGCAGACGAAGTGATGACCGCAGTCAACGAAAAGTTTCCGATGACTTCGCGGGCGACCGTTTACAACACATTGAATTGGTTAAAGGGATCAGGGTTGGTCCGGGAAGTTTTTGAAGGAGGGATAGTTCGTTACGACCCGAACGTTTCTGATCACCATCATTTTGTTTGCCGATTGTGTGGCAAAGTGGAAGACATTGAATGTGATGCTGTTGGTTCGATTCAAGTATGTTCTTTGCCTGGGAACCCGAAGGTCGAAAATTACCAGGTAACGGTTCGTGGAGTCTGTGGCGATTGCCTGCAGACCAAGTGA
- the hemB gene encoding porphobilinogen synthase has product MSLIQRPRRLRRTAAIREMVRETRLDPANLIYPLFACPGEGIRKAINSMPGVFNLSVDELIKECESARALGVQSIIVFGLPEQKDEQGSDAFAEDGITQRAIRAIKREVKDLVVLADTCLCEYTSHGHCGTIENNDVANDPTLETLAKTAVSQAEAGADIIAPSGMMDGMVAAIRGGLDSAGFNHIPILSYAVKYASAFYGPFREAADSAPQFGDRRSYQMDPPNVREALREAELDVQQGADMLMVKPALAYLDVIHAVREHFNLPLAAYQVSGEYAQIKAAGQLGWIDEERVMMESLIAIKRAGADLILTYFAKDVLKKL; this is encoded by the coding sequence ATGAGCTTGATTCAACGACCCAGAAGGTTGCGCCGAACGGCTGCGATTCGCGAAATGGTGCGCGAAACGCGACTTGATCCCGCGAATTTGATTTACCCGCTGTTTGCCTGTCCGGGCGAAGGCATTCGGAAAGCGATCAACTCCATGCCCGGCGTATTCAACCTGTCGGTGGATGAACTGATCAAAGAATGCGAATCCGCGCGGGCATTGGGCGTGCAATCCATCATCGTGTTCGGTTTGCCGGAGCAAAAAGATGAACAGGGAAGTGATGCCTTTGCCGAAGACGGCATAACGCAGCGTGCGATTCGCGCCATCAAACGCGAGGTCAAGGATTTAGTCGTGCTGGCCGATACCTGTTTGTGCGAGTACACCTCGCACGGACATTGCGGCACGATTGAAAACAATGATGTTGCCAACGATCCGACATTGGAAACATTGGCGAAGACCGCTGTCAGCCAGGCCGAAGCCGGAGCCGACATCATTGCGCCTTCGGGAATGATGGATGGAATGGTGGCCGCGATTCGCGGCGGATTGGACAGCGCAGGGTTCAACCATATTCCGATTTTGTCCTACGCTGTGAAATACGCCTCGGCGTTTTACGGTCCCTTCCGCGAAGCTGCTGACAGCGCGCCGCAATTTGGCGACCGCCGAAGCTACCAAATGGATCCGCCGAATGTCCGCGAAGCCTTGCGCGAGGCCGAACTTGATGTCCAACAGGGCGCGGATATGTTGATGGTCAAGCCTGCGCTGGCATATTTGGATGTGATTCACGCCGTGCGCGAGCATTTCAATCTGCCGCTGGCGGCTTATCAAGTGTCAGGCGAATATGCGCAAATCAAGGCCGCCGGGCAACTCGGCTGGATTGACGAAGAACGCGTAATGATGGAATCGTTAATCGCCATCAAACGCGCGGGCGCTGATTTAATTCTGACCTACTTTGCCAAAGACGTTCTGAAAAAGTTGTAG
- a CDS encoding SDR family oxidoreductase encodes MRFANKIAVVTGGGGEIGRATARRLASEGATVVVVDLNLALAKQTAAEIGGDSWAWQTDVAKRDQVQTMVNEALRRHGRIDVLCNIAGIAPPAPFLETTDENWDATLDVNLKGVFFCSQIVARAMVAGGVKGNIVNMASTNGLVGEVGLIAYNASKFGVVGLTMTAAIELAPYGIRVNAVAPGMIRTKLSQAVLDADPELAQTYFRDKIPMARFGEPAEVAAAVAFLASEDAGFITGHSLVIDGGQLTF; translated from the coding sequence ATGCGATTTGCAAACAAGATTGCCGTCGTCACAGGCGGAGGCGGCGAAATCGGTCGCGCCACCGCCAGGCGATTGGCCAGCGAAGGCGCAACCGTCGTTGTCGTTGATCTGAACCTCGCGCTTGCCAAACAAACCGCCGCTGAAATCGGCGGCGACAGTTGGGCTTGGCAAACAGACGTGGCGAAACGCGATCAGGTTCAGACGATGGTCAACGAAGCGTTGCGGCGACACGGACGCATTGACGTGCTTTGCAACATCGCGGGCATTGCGCCACCCGCGCCGTTTCTGGAAACAACGGACGAAAACTGGGACGCAACGTTGGATGTGAATTTGAAAGGCGTGTTTTTTTGTTCTCAGATTGTCGCGCGCGCAATGGTTGCAGGCGGCGTCAAAGGAAACATCGTCAACATGGCTTCGACCAACGGCCTGGTCGGTGAAGTCGGGTTGATCGCTTACAACGCATCCAAATTCGGTGTTGTGGGGTTGACGATGACGGCGGCAATCGAGCTTGCGCCCTATGGAATTCGCGTCAACGCTGTCGCGCCGGGAATGATCCGCACCAAACTTTCCCAAGCCGTGCTCGATGCAGACCCGGAACTGGCTCAAACCTATTTTCGAGACAAAATCCCGATGGCGCGTTTTGGCGAACCCGCAGAAGTCGCGGCGGCGGTGGCGTTTCTGGCTTCCGAAGACGCCGGATTCATCACCGGGCATTCGTTGGTGATTGACGGCGGTCAACTGACGTTCTGA